One Methylosinus sp. C49 DNA segment encodes these proteins:
- a CDS encoding penicillin-binding protein activator: MGRRNRFRRGGAAASARLFCALAAASFLSACNPTAGPGVPGAPDLRLSAPLGKVEVGQLNEGELIGSGATRIALIVPLSMASGPSQVGASLLNAAKLAYADSGANDVTILVKDDHSTPAGAAQAAQNAINEGAEIVIGPVFASGVKEAARVARGAGKPIIAFSTDSSVAGKGVYLLSFLVEGYVERIVDFAAQRGKKSIAALVPENDYGTVALAQFQQSAANHGLRVLTIERYKPGAVQPSVQRIAQAAEQIDALFIPEQAEAMAAVSQELQAAHIDTKRIQVLGTGLWNDARVLKLPALQGAWFVAPENAGFNSLAQRYRAKFNTDPARIATLAYDAVSLAIALSRSQGSQRYSENVLVNPSGFNGADGVFRFKADGMNERGLSVLEISGGAAKVLSPAPRTFTGNGA; this comes from the coding sequence ATGGGTAGGCGGAACAGGTTTCGGCGAGGCGGCGCTGCGGCGTCGGCGCGCCTCTTCTGCGCCTTGGCTGCGGCGTCCTTTCTCAGCGCCTGCAATCCCACGGCGGGTCCGGGCGTTCCCGGCGCTCCCGATCTGCGGCTCTCGGCGCCGCTCGGAAAGGTGGAGGTCGGCCAGCTCAACGAGGGCGAGCTGATCGGCAGCGGCGCGACGCGCATCGCGCTGATCGTGCCGCTCTCCATGGCCTCCGGGCCGAGCCAGGTGGGCGCCTCGCTGCTGAACGCCGCCAAGCTCGCCTATGCCGACAGCGGCGCCAATGACGTGACCATTCTGGTCAAGGACGATCATTCGACGCCCGCCGGCGCCGCCCAGGCCGCGCAAAACGCCATAAACGAGGGCGCAGAGATCGTCATCGGCCCCGTCTTCGCCAGCGGCGTGAAGGAGGCGGCGCGCGTCGCCCGCGGCGCGGGCAAGCCGATCATCGCCTTCTCGACCGATTCCTCCGTCGCCGGCAAGGGCGTCTATCTCCTGTCCTTCCTGGTCGAGGGCTATGTCGAGCGCATCGTCGATTTCGCGGCGCAGCGCGGCAAGAAATCCATCGCCGCGCTGGTGCCCGAGAACGACTATGGCACTGTGGCTCTGGCGCAATTCCAGCAGAGCGCCGCCAATCACGGCCTGCGCGTGCTGACGATCGAGCGCTACAAGCCCGGCGCCGTGCAGCCTTCGGTGCAGCGCATCGCCCAGGCGGCCGAGCAGATCGACGCGCTGTTCATCCCCGAGCAGGCCGAGGCCATGGCCGCCGTCTCGCAGGAATTGCAGGCGGCGCATATCGACACCAAGCGCATTCAGGTGCTCGGCACCGGCCTTTGGAACGACGCCCGCGTGCTGAAGCTTCCGGCGCTGCAGGGAGCCTGGTTCGTCGCGCCGGAGAACGCCGGATTCAACTCCCTGGCGCAGCGCTACCGCGCCAAGTTCAATACGGATCCGGCCCGCATCGCGACGCTCGCCTATGACGCCGTGTCGCTGGCCATTGCTCTGTCGCGCAGCCAGGGCTCGCAGCGCTATTCGGAGAATGTGCTGGTCAATCCGTCGGGCTTCAACGGAGCCGATGGCGTGTTCCGCTTCAAGGCCGACGGCATGAACGAGCGCGGCCTGTCCGTTCTGGAGATTTCCGGCGGCGCCGCCAAGGTGCTCTCGCCCGCGCCGCGGACTTTCACGGGGAATGGGGCGTAA
- the corA gene encoding magnesium/cobalt transporter CorA codes for MSVSSAAPRVGREPGVVAAAVYVDGRRLQDIEIEEAGAFAARPGHVVWIGLYEPSFELLARVQRQFDLHPLAVEDAGKAHQYPKLEQYGEGLFIVARTAQMENGRIAFGETHLFVGKGYVLSIRHGASSSYAHVRERCEAAPHGLSEGEDYIVYAILDFIVDNYFPVLATINAEVEEIEDHILAQSPDKAHVDRLYALRRDLLRLGNAVAPLVDVCQRLEHTEVMAIDAAMRPHFRDVTDHILRVREQIATLREVLAFAFEASLMNGQMQQTHITRRLAAWGAILAVPTAIAGIYGMNFKNMPELEWRYGYFLIIAATVAICATLYWRFRRNDWL; via the coding sequence ATGAGTGTATCGAGCGCTGCGCCGAGAGTCGGGCGCGAGCCCGGCGTGGTCGCCGCGGCCGTCTATGTGGATGGCCGCCGACTCCAGGATATAGAGATAGAGGAGGCTGGCGCCTTCGCCGCGCGTCCCGGACATGTCGTGTGGATCGGCCTCTATGAGCCGTCTTTCGAGCTGCTGGCGCGCGTGCAGCGGCAGTTCGATCTACATCCTCTGGCGGTAGAGGACGCCGGCAAGGCGCATCAATATCCCAAGCTCGAGCAATATGGCGAGGGTCTTTTCATCGTCGCGCGCACGGCGCAGATGGAGAATGGCCGCATTGCCTTCGGCGAGACGCATCTCTTCGTCGGCAAGGGCTATGTGCTGTCGATCCGCCACGGCGCCTCCAGCTCCTATGCGCATGTGCGCGAGCGATGCGAGGCGGCGCCGCATGGTCTGTCCGAGGGCGAGGATTATATCGTCTACGCGATACTCGACTTCATCGTGGACAATTACTTTCCCGTGCTGGCGACGATCAATGCGGAAGTCGAAGAGATAGAGGATCATATTCTCGCGCAATCGCCGGACAAGGCGCATGTCGATCGGCTCTATGCGCTGCGCCGCGATCTGTTGCGGCTCGGCAATGCCGTCGCGCCGCTGGTCGACGTCTGCCAACGCCTGGAGCATACGGAAGTGATGGCGATCGACGCCGCCATGCGTCCGCATTTTCGTGACGTGACCGACCATATTCTGCGCGTTCGCGAGCAGATCGCCACATTGCGCGAGGTGCTGGCTTTCGCCTTCGAGGCGAGCCTGATGAACGGCCAGATGCAGCAGACCCACATCACGCGGCGGCTCGCCGCCTGGGGCGCCATTCTCGCGGTGCCGACGGCGATCGCCGGCATTTATGGGATGAATTTCAAGAATATGCCGGAGCTCGAATGGCGCTACGGCTATTTCCTCATCATCGCGGCGACGGTGGCGATCTGTGCGACGCTCTATTGGCGCTTTCGCCGCAATGATTGGCTTTGA
- the grpE gene encoding nucleotide exchange factor GrpE produces MSDDKKKDTQEEARARQAEDAEASALAQPGAESDIAEPEPFTELENLHAEVASLKDKLLRTLADMENMRRRADKEIADAKTYGVTNFAREMLTFADNLRRAVDSVPAQARDGLEQSVATFIEGVELTERDFVSRLARFGVKKIEAQGQRFDPNQHEALFEIPDESVPHGTVAQVVEPGYTIGERVLRPAKVGISRGGPKG; encoded by the coding sequence ATGAGCGACGATAAGAAAAAGGACACGCAGGAAGAGGCTCGCGCCCGTCAGGCCGAGGACGCCGAGGCCTCCGCTCTGGCGCAGCCGGGCGCCGAATCCGACATCGCCGAGCCCGAGCCCTTCACCGAGCTCGAGAATCTCCACGCCGAGGTCGCGAGCTTGAAGGACAAGCTGCTGCGCACGCTCGCCGATATGGAGAATATGCGGCGGCGGGCCGATAAGGAGATCGCCGACGCCAAGACCTATGGCGTCACCAATTTCGCCCGCGAGATGCTGACCTTCGCCGATAATCTGCGCCGCGCGGTCGACAGCGTGCCGGCCCAGGCGCGCGATGGCCTCGAGCAGAGCGTGGCCACCTTCATCGAAGGCGTCGAGCTGACCGAGCGCGATTTCGTCTCCCGCCTCGCCCGCTTCGGCGTCAAGAAGATCGAGGCGCAGGGCCAGCGTTTCGACCCCAATCAGCACGAGGCGCTGTTCGAGATACCGGACGAGAGCGTGCCGCATGGCACGGTCGCCCAGGTGGTCGAGCCCGGCTATACGATCGGCGAGCGCGTGCTGCGCCCCGCCAAGGTCGGAATCTCGCGCGGCGGGCCGAAGGGCTGA
- a CDS encoding YraN family protein: MTETEERRARHRGGLRAETIAALFLRAKFYAILDRRYRIRGGEIDIVARRGRTIAFVEVKARANLEEAMISITEEKRRRISRAASKWLASNPWAADHVLRGDAVYIAPKRLPLHAEAAFELDLG; encoded by the coding sequence GTGACCGAGACGGAAGAAAGGCGCGCGCGCCATCGCGGCGGGCTGCGCGCCGAGACGATCGCGGCGCTTTTCCTGAGAGCCAAATTCTACGCCATCCTCGACCGCCGCTATCGCATTCGCGGCGGTGAGATCGACATTGTGGCGCGACGCGGCCGAACCATCGCTTTCGTGGAAGTGAAGGCGCGCGCGAATCTCGAAGAGGCGATGATCTCCATCACCGAGGAGAAGCGCCGCCGCATCTCCCGCGCGGCGTCGAAATGGCTGGCGTCCAATCCCTGGGCCGCGGATCATGTGCTGCGCGGCGATGCGGTCTATATCGCGCCGAAGCGCCTGCCGCTGCATGCCGAGGCGGCATTCGAGCTCGATTTGGGATAA
- a CDS encoding regulator — translation MTKFIFDDENIEWKRLEGVDHLWLSVLNIDDDAGIVHVLYKFAANEKILLHRHKTMNKTFVIQGEHRLYHANDEIKEVRPVGSYKVSPPTEDPHREGGGDQDVIVFFTIYGKGLLYEILDDAQNVVAPITVEDFRALM, via the coding sequence ATGACGAAATTCATTTTCGACGATGAGAATATCGAATGGAAGCGCCTCGAGGGCGTCGATCACCTCTGGCTCTCCGTGCTGAATATCGATGACGACGCCGGCATCGTCCATGTTTTGTACAAGTTCGCCGCCAATGAGAAAATCTTGCTGCATCGTCACAAGACAATGAACAAAACCTTCGTGATTCAAGGCGAGCACCGCCTCTATCACGCCAATGACGAGATAAAGGAGGTGCGGCCGGTGGGCAGCTACAAGGTGAGCCCGCCGACGGAGGATCCGCATCGCGAGGGCGGCGGCGATCAGGACGTGATCGTTTTCTTCACCATCTATGGGAAGGGCCTGCTCTACGAAATCTTGGACGATGCGCAGAATGTCGTCGCGCCGATCACGGTCGAGGATTTTCGCGCGCTGATGTGA
- a CDS encoding HAMP domain-containing methyl-accepting chemotaxis protein has protein sequence MRFTSIGAGLALRQFLFLALLLLMGATAYVSVANVRDLTGAAADPANAARASQLAVTANQAAATLSLELLLGTLAAAFLVVGVSIPTIHRTIASPIKTIARQMADLAAGDTTIVVQGAERGDEIGAISKALIVLRDAVRANNEMAAEIRARDDREERLRREAVIRDQVEHYSHELSATTAALGELTKKMAGASEEMIVQERRAREDTDFARTASLQAAADVASVATASEQLLEAIGEISRQAVESTTVVRQAVQETNGSSAEMLRLSAAANRVGDVVSLISRIAAQTNLLALNATIEAARAGEAGRGFAVVAQEVKSLATQTGKATQEIADQISEIQAATNLSVSSIDKIKNKIAEVEHISAIITSAVHEQDAATKDITRSVRSAADSASAMSQHVSQVASAMAMTGAGAESIVTLAREIDHMARRTQAHTEELAQSLAS, from the coding sequence ATGCGGTTCACCTCGATCGGCGCCGGCCTCGCGCTCAGGCAGTTCCTTTTTCTGGCTCTGCTGCTGCTCATGGGCGCGACCGCCTATGTATCGGTCGCCAATGTCCGCGATCTGACCGGGGCCGCGGCCGATCCGGCCAATGCGGCGCGGGCGTCGCAGCTGGCGGTTACGGCCAATCAGGCGGCGGCGACCCTGTCGCTCGAGCTGCTGCTCGGCACTCTGGCGGCCGCTTTCCTGGTGGTGGGCGTCTCCATCCCCACCATTCACCGCACCATCGCCTCGCCGATCAAGACCATCGCCCGCCAAATGGCCGATCTCGCCGCCGGGGACACCACCATTGTGGTGCAGGGCGCCGAACGCGGGGACGAGATCGGCGCGATCTCCAAGGCCTTGATCGTGCTGCGCGACGCTGTGCGGGCCAATAATGAGATGGCGGCCGAGATTCGCGCTCGTGACGACCGCGAGGAGCGGCTGCGCCGCGAGGCGGTGATTCGCGATCAGGTCGAGCATTATTCCCACGAACTTTCGGCGACGACCGCGGCGCTCGGCGAGCTGACGAAGAAAATGGCCGGCGCATCGGAGGAGATGATCGTGCAGGAACGTCGCGCCCGCGAGGATACCGATTTCGCCCGCACCGCCTCGCTGCAGGCGGCCGCCGACGTCGCCTCGGTCGCCACCGCCTCGGAGCAATTGCTGGAGGCGATCGGCGAGATCAGCCGTCAGGCGGTGGAGTCGACCACTGTGGTGCGCCAGGCCGTGCAGGAGACCAATGGCTCCAGCGCCGAGATGCTGCGACTCTCCGCCGCCGCCAATCGCGTCGGCGACGTTGTGAGCCTCATCTCGCGCATCGCCGCGCAGACCAATCTTCTCGCGCTCAACGCCACCATAGAGGCGGCGCGCGCCGGCGAGGCGGGCCGCGGCTTCGCCGTGGTGGCGCAGGAGGTCAAGAGCCTCGCCACCCAGACCGGCAAGGCGACGCAGGAGATCGCCGATCAGATCTCCGAGATTCAGGCGGCGACCAATCTCTCCGTCTCCTCCATCGACAAGATCAAGAACAAGATCGCCGAAGTGGAGCATATTTCCGCGATCATCACCTCCGCCGTCCATGAGCAGGACGCCGCCACCAAGGACATCACCCGCAGCGTGCGCTCGGCCGCCGATAGCGCCTCGGCCATGTCGCAGCATGTCTCGCAAGTGGCGAGCGCCATGGCTATGACCGGCGCCGGCGCCGAGTCGATCGTGACGCTGGCGCGCGAGATCGACCATATGGCCCGCCGCACCCAGGCGCATACGGAAGAGCTGGCGCAGAGCCTCGCGAGCTGA
- a CDS encoding [protein-PII] uridylyltransferase: protein MADARKAALRTRDEPLKPVRPQPPSAQGLRATLGEKIAAVSKGAKPGEPSRAAVVEILRNVLAESHGIARAYLESGGKGLVCARYLSDLEDEIIGAIYDYVVRFVYAADNPTFGERLTIVAVGGYGRGTLAPGSDIDLLFLLPYKQTPWGESVVEAILYVLWDLRQKVGHSSRSVAECLRQARADITIRTTILEARFILGSSELFHELLESFDREIMRVDAREFVAAKLTERDQRVSRAGSSRYLVEPNVKEGKGGLRDLHTLFWIAKYVYRVREPEELVAAGLFTRSELTLFQRCEEFLWRVRCQLHFSTGRAEERLSFDLQPMLAAKFGYHDRAGLSRTERFMKHYFLVAKDVGDLTAIVCAALEAREAKPPAMLDRVLGRLRRRSRKMPSDDFIVEHDRVNVSAEDVFRRDPVNIIRLFWTADRYGLAIHPDAVRAITRSLRLIDSDLRASKEANRLFLEILLSHNTTETVLRRMNETGVLGRFIPEFGRIVAMMQFNMYHHYTVDEHLLRAVGALAALESGRGPKQAALANDILPTISNRKTLYLGLLLHDIAKGRKEDHSVAGATIAHSLCPRLGFDPGDTDTVAWLVQHHLLMSSIAQSRDLSDRRTIENFAAIVQTMERLKMLLVLTMCDIHAVGPGVLDAWKAQLLNVLYWETEVVLGGGHSAADRKSRVAHAKEELRAALSDWSESDFAAYSQRHYSAYWLKADLSRKVRHARLLRDLKDAKVPLVTTVDLDTKSGAVELTVVAQDHRRLLSIIAGACAASGANIVDAHIFTTADGLALDTIFFSRAFPLDDDELRRARRVADYIEKALRGEIAISEAVAARSAQRGSTTAFDIAPGVVIDNSFANMATVIEVSGLDRVGLLFDLTNAISNLNLNIGSAHIVTFGERAVDAFYVTDLTGGKIVSPSRQAAIKRQLLDVFALRVRKASGGGAGAAPT from the coding sequence ATGGCTGACGCGCGCAAGGCCGCGCTACGCACGCGGGACGAGCCTTTGAAGCCCGTGCGGCCGCAGCCGCCGAGCGCGCAGGGCCTGCGCGCAACGCTCGGCGAGAAAATCGCCGCGGTGAGCAAAGGCGCCAAGCCCGGCGAGCCGTCGCGCGCGGCCGTGGTCGAGATTTTGCGCAATGTGCTGGCCGAGAGCCATGGAATCGCGCGCGCCTATCTCGAATCCGGCGGCAAGGGCCTCGTCTGCGCGCGCTACCTCTCCGATCTCGAAGACGAGATCATCGGCGCGATCTATGATTATGTCGTGCGCTTCGTCTATGCCGCCGACAATCCGACTTTCGGCGAGCGGCTGACCATCGTCGCCGTCGGCGGCTATGGGCGCGGCACTCTGGCGCCCGGCTCCGATATCGATCTTCTGTTCCTGCTTCCCTATAAGCAGACGCCCTGGGGCGAGAGCGTCGTCGAGGCGATCCTCTATGTGCTCTGGGATTTGCGCCAGAAGGTCGGCCATTCGAGCCGCTCCGTCGCCGAATGCCTGCGCCAGGCGCGCGCCGACATCACCATACGCACCACAATATTGGAAGCGCGCTTCATCCTCGGCAGCTCGGAGCTCTTTCACGAGCTGCTCGAGAGCTTCGATCGCGAGATCATGCGCGTCGACGCGCGCGAGTTCGTCGCCGCCAAGCTCACGGAGCGCGACCAGCGCGTCTCACGCGCGGGCTCCTCGCGCTATCTCGTCGAGCCCAATGTCAAGGAGGGCAAGGGCGGACTGCGCGATCTGCACACGCTGTTCTGGATCGCCAAATATGTCTATCGCGTGCGCGAGCCGGAGGAGCTCGTCGCCGCGGGCCTCTTCACGCGCAGCGAGCTGACGCTGTTCCAGCGCTGCGAGGAATTTTTGTGGCGCGTGCGCTGCCAGCTGCATTTTTCGACGGGCCGCGCCGAGGAGCGCCTCTCCTTCGATCTGCAGCCCATGCTCGCCGCGAAATTCGGCTATCACGACCGCGCCGGCCTCTCGCGCACAGAGCGCTTCATGAAGCATTATTTCCTCGTCGCCAAGGACGTCGGCGATCTCACCGCCATCGTCTGCGCAGCGCTCGAGGCGCGCGAGGCCAAGCCGCCGGCCATGCTGGACCGCGTGCTCGGCCGGCTGCGGCGGCGCTCGCGCAAAATGCCGTCGGATGATTTCATCGTCGAGCATGATCGCGTCAATGTCTCCGCCGAGGACGTCTTCCGCCGCGATCCCGTCAATATCATTCGTCTGTTCTGGACCGCCGACCGCTATGGTCTCGCGATTCATCCAGACGCCGTGCGCGCCATCACGCGCTCGCTGCGGCTGATCGACTCCGATCTGCGCGCGAGCAAGGAGGCGAACCGGCTGTTCCTCGAGATTTTGCTGTCGCACAACACGACGGAGACCGTGCTGCGGCGCATGAACGAGACCGGCGTGCTCGGGCGCTTCATTCCCGAGTTCGGCCGCATCGTGGCGATGATGCAATTCAACATGTATCATCACTATACCGTCGACGAGCATCTCTTGCGCGCGGTGGGCGCACTGGCTGCGCTGGAATCGGGCCGCGGGCCGAAACAGGCCGCGCTCGCCAATGACATTCTGCCGACCATCTCCAATCGCAAGACGCTCTATCTCGGCCTGCTGCTGCACGACATCGCCAAGGGCCGCAAGGAGGACCATTCGGTGGCCGGCGCGACCATCGCGCATTCGCTGTGTCCGCGGCTCGGCTTCGATCCCGGCGATACGGATACGGTCGCCTGGCTGGTGCAGCATCATCTCCTGATGTCCAGCATAGCGCAGAGCCGCGATCTCTCCGACCGTCGCACGATCGAGAATTTCGCCGCCATCGTGCAGACGATGGAGCGACTGAAAATGCTGCTCGTGCTGACCATGTGCGACATTCACGCCGTCGGCCCCGGCGTGCTCGACGCCTGGAAGGCGCAGCTGCTCAACGTGCTCTATTGGGAGACAGAAGTAGTGCTCGGCGGCGGCCATTCGGCGGCCGATCGCAAGAGCCGCGTCGCCCATGCGAAGGAGGAGCTGCGCGCCGCGCTCTCAGATTGGAGCGAGAGCGATTTCGCCGCCTATTCGCAGCGGCATTACTCCGCCTATTGGCTGAAGGCCGATCTCTCCCGCAAGGTGCGCCATGCGCGCCTGCTCCGCGATTTGAAAGACGCCAAGGTGCCGCTCGTCACCACGGTCGATCTCGACACCAAGAGCGGCGCGGTGGAACTCACTGTCGTCGCGCAGGATCACCGGCGTCTGCTGTCGATCATCGCCGGCGCCTGCGCCGCGAGCGGCGCCAATATCGTCGACGCGCATATCTTCACCACGGCCGACGGGCTCGCGCTCGACACCATCTTCTTCTCGCGGGCCTTTCCGCTGGACGACGACGAATTGCGCCGCGCGCGCCGCGTCGCCGATTACATAGAGAAAGCGCTGCGCGGCGAGATCGCCATTTCCGAGGCAGTGGCCGCGCGCAGCGCGCAGCGCGGCTCTACCACGGCCTTCGACATTGCGCCGGGCGTCGTCATCGATAATAGCTTCGCCAATATGGCGACCGTCATCGAGGTCTCTGGCCTCGACCGCGTCGGCCTGCTCTTCGATCTGACCAACGCCATCTCCAATCTCAATCTCAACATCGGCTCCGCTCATATCGTGACCTTCGGCGAGCGGGCCGTGGACGCCTTCTATGTGACCGATCTGACCGGCGGGAAAATCGTCTCGCCCTCGCGTCAGGCGGCGATAAAGCGCCAATTGCTGGATGTCTTCGCGCTTCGCGTGCGAAAGGCCTCCGGCGGGGGCGCGGGCGCCGCCCCGACTTGA
- the gshB gene encoding glutathione synthase, translated as MIDVAVQMDPLDKINFAGDSTFALMLEAQRRGHRLWHYTPDKLSLGAGRLSAPAREIAVYDDAARYYELGEERTLDLARVDVVLLRQDPPFDLAYITSTHFLEKIQSRTLVVNDPSAVRNAPEKVFVMEFSDLMPPTLLTRDRAAIDAFRAEHGEIVMKPLYGHGGASVFKVEPVDPNFGSLFDLFSAIFREPWVVQRFLPAVSKGDKRILLVDGEPLGAVNRVPAENDIRSNMVRGGAAASTALTEREREICARLGPALRERGLLFVGIDVIDGNLTEINVTSPTGLRALARLGGPDLAAPIFDAIEAKLAKLRAHG; from the coding sequence ATGATCGACGTCGCGGTCCAGATGGACCCCCTGGACAAAATCAACTTTGCCGGAGATTCCACCTTCGCGCTGATGCTCGAGGCGCAAAGGCGCGGCCATCGCCTGTGGCACTACACGCCGGACAAGCTGTCGCTCGGCGCGGGACGGCTGAGCGCGCCGGCGCGGGAGATCGCCGTCTATGACGATGCCGCGCGCTATTACGAGCTGGGCGAGGAGCGCACGCTCGATCTCGCCAGGGTCGATGTCGTGCTGCTGCGCCAGGACCCGCCATTCGACCTCGCCTATATCACCTCGACGCATTTTCTGGAGAAGATCCAGTCGCGCACGCTCGTCGTCAATGATCCGTCCGCCGTGCGCAACGCGCCGGAAAAAGTCTTCGTCATGGAATTCTCCGATCTGATGCCGCCGACGCTGCTGACGCGCGACCGGGCGGCGATCGACGCGTTCCGCGCCGAGCATGGCGAGATCGTCATGAAGCCGCTCTACGGCCATGGCGGCGCCAGCGTGTTCAAGGTGGAGCCGGTCGATCCCAATTTCGGCTCGCTCTTCGATCTCTTTTCCGCGATCTTCCGCGAGCCCTGGGTGGTGCAGCGCTTTCTGCCGGCCGTCAGCAAGGGCGACAAGCGCATTTTGCTGGTGGACGGCGAGCCGCTCGGCGCGGTGAACCGCGTTCCGGCGGAGAACGACATTCGCTCCAACATGGTGCGCGGCGGCGCGGCGGCCTCGACGGCGCTGACCGAGCGCGAGCGCGAGATTTGCGCGCGGCTCGGTCCGGCGCTGCGCGAGCGCGGCCTGCTGTTCGTCGGCATAGACGTCATCGACGGCAATCTCACCGAGATCAACGTCACCTCGCCCACTGGCCTGCGGGCGCTCGCGCGGCTCGGCGGCCCCGACCTCGCCGCGCCGATCTTCGACGCGATCGAGGCCAAGCTCGCGAAGCTGCGCGCGCATGGCTGA
- the rsmI gene encoding 16S rRNA (cytidine(1402)-2'-O)-methyltransferase: MSEGRVTTPAAYTAFGLRAEAEKIAPGLHLVATPIGNLKDISFRALSTLAAADAVVAEDTRVTKTLLAHYGISTPLVAYHEHNAHVMRPHLIARLEAGAALALVSDAGTPLVSDPGFKLVAESLEKGIKVTSVPGPSAVLAALVVAGLPTDRFFFEGFLPHKGGPRRARLAELARIPGTLVFFESPKRVAETLEDAAAVLGPRDAAIARELTKLYESVRRGKLDALAAALREEEPPRGEIVVLIAPPGANAEATSEAELDAKLEEALAAHSLKDAASVVSASTGRPRREVYARAIKLAAERESETRE; this comes from the coding sequence ATGAGCGAGGGAAGAGTGACGACGCCGGCGGCTTATACCGCTTTCGGCCTGCGGGCGGAGGCGGAGAAGATCGCGCCCGGGCTGCATCTCGTCGCGACGCCGATCGGCAATCTGAAGGATATCTCCTTCCGCGCTTTGTCGACGCTGGCGGCGGCCGACGCCGTCGTGGCCGAGGACACGCGCGTCACCAAGACTTTGCTCGCCCATTATGGAATTTCGACGCCGCTCGTCGCCTATCACGAGCACAACGCCCATGTGATGCGGCCGCACCTCATCGCACGGCTGGAGGCCGGGGCGGCGCTGGCGCTGGTCTCGGACGCCGGCACGCCGCTCGTTTCGGACCCGGGCTTCAAGCTCGTGGCCGAGTCGCTGGAGAAGGGAATCAAGGTCACATCGGTCCCCGGCCCTTCCGCCGTGCTGGCGGCGCTGGTCGTCGCCGGCCTGCCGACGGATCGTTTCTTCTTCGAGGGGTTTTTGCCGCATAAGGGCGGGCCACGGCGGGCGCGGCTCGCCGAGCTGGCGCGCATTCCCGGCACTCTGGTGTTCTTCGAATCGCCCAAGCGCGTCGCCGAGACGCTGGAGGACGCCGCCGCCGTGCTCGGCCCGCGCGACGCCGCCATCGCTCGCGAGCTGACCAAGCTCTATGAATCGGTGCGGCGCGGCAAGCTCGACGCGCTCGCCGCCGCTCTGCGCGAGGAGGAGCCGCCGCGCGGCGAGATCGTCGTGCTGATCGCCCCGCCCGGCGCGAACGCCGAGGCGACCAGCGAGGCCGAGCTCGACGCCAAGCTCGAGGAGGCGCTCGCCGCCCATTCGCTGAAGGACGCCGCCAGCGTCGTCTCCGCCTCCACCGGCCGGCCGCGCCGCGAGGTCTATGCGCGGGCGATCAAGCTCGCCGCCGAGCGCGAGAGCGAGACGCGCGAGTGA